From Camelina sativa cultivar DH55 chromosome 7, Cs, whole genome shotgun sequence, one genomic window encodes:
- the LOC104701853 gene encoding uncharacterized protein LOC104701853 encodes MALSSVSSEEFSFPSLASSHHSGLDSPPLWKHSPVHSSRRKDYDFGFPRLLIGKEGDYNHDQAKSFSYVEMRRRWSEDNRAEDKMDMLWEDLNEDLPPRSQSLRIVSGGDGGGEKKTSFFSDQSSAVAVGCGTGMKLSKSTPKKNKKRKNLNVLVLMRVLKKLIVLRSSSHRSPVKTHPR; translated from the coding sequence ATGGCTCTGAGCAGTGTGTCTTCTGAAGAATTTAGCTTCCcatctcttgcttcttctcacCATTCCGGTCTCGATTCACCTCCTCTATGGAAACACTCGCCTGTTCACTCCTCCCGCCGGAAAGATTACGACTTTGGTTTCCCGAGACTACTCATCGGAAAAGAAGGTGATTACAACCACGATCAGGCAAAGAGCTTCTCGTACGTTGAGATGAGAAGACGTTGGAGCGAGGACAACAGAGCAGAGGATAAAATGGATATGTTATGGGAAGATCTCAATGAAGATTTGCCTCCGAGAAGCCAGAGCCTGAGGATTGTTTCCGGTGGGGATGGTGGAGGAGAGAAGAAAACTTCATTCTTTTCCGATCAGAGCTCCGCCGTTGCCGTAGGGTGCGGTACGGGGATGAAGCTGTCGAAGAGTACAccgaagaagaacaagaagaggaagaatctGAACGTGTTGGTGTTGATGAGGGTTTTGAAGAAGCTTATTGTTTTGAGGAGTTCGTCTCATAGATCGCCGGTGAAAACTCATCCACGGTGA
- the LOC104701854 gene encoding histidinol-phosphate aminotransferase 1, chloroplastic: protein MGVINVQGAPSLSIHSSESNLRKSRALRKSISRVYCVQSSSAAVDEPKNITMGGDSFIRPHLKQLSAYQPILPFEVLSAQLGRKPEDIVKLDANENPYGPPPEVFEALGNMKFPYVYPDPQSRRLRDALAQDSGLESEYILVGCGADELIDLIMRCVLDPGEKIIDCPPTFSMYVFDAAVNGAGVIKVPRNPDFSLNVDRIAEVVELEKPKCIFLTSPNNPDGSVISEDDLRKILKMPILVVLDEAYIEFSELESRMKWVKEYENLIVLRTFSKRAGLAGLRVGYGAFPLSIIEYLWRAKQPYNVSVAGEVAALAALSNGKYLEDVRDALVRERERLFGLLKDVPFLNPYPSHSNFILCEVTSGMDAKKLKEDLAKMGVMVRHYNSQELKGYVRVSAGKPEHTDVLMDCLKQFF, encoded by the exons ATGGGTGTGATCAATGTTCAGGGAGCTCCATCGTTGTCTATTCATTCTTCAGAGTCAAATCTTCGAAAGTCACGAGCTTTGAGGAAGAGCATCAGTAGGGTTTATTGTGTTCAGTCGTCAAGTGCAGCTGTAGACGAACCCAAGAACATTACCATGGGAGGAGACTCTTTTATCCGTCCTCATTTGAAGCAATTGTCTGCTTATCAACCAATTTTGCCCTTTGAG GTATTGTCTGCTCAATTAGGAAGAAAGCCTGAGGATATTGTTAAGCTAGATGCAAATGAGAACCCATATGGTCCTCCTCCAGAG GTTTTTGAAGCACTTGGCAATATGAAGTTCCCTTATGTATATCCTGATCCACAAAGTCGTAGACTTCGTGATGCACTCGCTCAAGACTCTG GTCTTGAGTCTGAATACATACTTGTAGGCTGTGGTGCTGACGAACTAATTGATTTGATCATGAG ATGTGTGTTGGATCCTGGGGAGAAGATTATAGACTGCCCTCCAACTTTCTCAATGTATGTGTTTGATGCTGCTGTGAATGGAGCAGGTGTTATTAAAG TTCCAAGGAACCCTGATTTCAGCTTGAATGTAGACCGCATCGCTGAAGTTGTAGAACTAGAAAAGCCCAAATGTATATTCCTAACTTCTCCTAACAATCCAGATGGGAG TGTCATCAGCGAGGACGATCTGCGGAAGATTTTAAAGATGCCAAtacttgttgttcttgatgaaGCTTACATTGAATTCTCAGAACTTGAATCAAGGATGAAATGGGTGAAGGAGTATGAAAACCTAATTGTTCTCCGCACGTTTAGCAAACGAGCTG GTTTAGCCGGGCTTCGAGTTGGATATGGAGCGTTTCCATTGAGCATAATCGAGTACCTGTGGAGAGCAAAGCAACCATACAATGTATCTGTTGCCGGGGAAGTAGCTGCATTAGCAGCACTCTCAAACGGGAAGTACTTGGAAGATGTGAGAGATGCATTGGTGcgtgaaagagagagacttttcGGGCTGTTAAAGGATGTCCCTTTCTTGAATCCTTACCCGAGCCATTCGAATTTCATTCTCTGCGAGGTTACATCTGGTATGGACGCCAAGAAGCTGAAAGAGGATTTGGCCAAAATGGGTGTGATGGTTCGTCATTACAACAGTCAAGAGCTTAAAGGTTATGTTCGAGTTTCTGCTGGCAAGCCTGAACACACTGATGTTCTCATGGATTGTCTCAAGCAATTCTTTTGA
- the LOC104701855 gene encoding NAC domain-containing protein 30, with product MDNIMQSSMPPGFRFHPTEEELVGYYLDRKINSMKSALDVIVEIDLYKMEPWDIQARCKLGYEEQNEWYFFSHKDRKYPTGTRTNRATAAGFWKATGRDKAVLSKNSVIGMRKTLVYYKGRAPNGRKSDWIMHEYRLQNSELAPVQEEGWVVCRAFRKPIPNQRPLGYEPWQNQLYHVESSNNYASSATMNTSHHIGASSSSHNLNQMLMSSNHYNPNNASSSMHQYGNIELPQLDSPSLSPSLGTNKDQNEGFEQEEEKSFNCVDWRTLDSLLETQVTHSQNPNVLMSSFETQSYIPGPSFPSMHQNYNDVEANIHHSLGCFPDS from the exons ATGGATAATATAATGCAATCGTCTATGCCACCGGGATTCCGATTTCATCCGACAGAGGAAGAACTTGTGGGTTATTACCTTGATAGGAAGATCAATTCAATGAAGAGTGCTTTAGATGTCATTGTAGAGATTGATCTCTACAAAATGGAGCCATGGGATATCCAAG CGAGATGCAAACTAGGTTATGAAGAGCAAAACGAGTGGTACTTCTTTAGCCACAAGGATAGGAAGTACCCGACCGGGACTAGGACTAATAGAGCCACCGCTGCTGGGTTCTGGAAAGCCACCGGTAGAGACAAGGCGGTGCTTTCAAAGAACAGTGTCATAGGAATGCGGAAGACACTAGTTTACTACAAGGGTCGAGCTCCTAATGGAAGAAAATCTGATTGGATCATGCATGAATACCGCCTCCAAAATTCTGAGCTTGCCCCAGTTCAG GAGGAAGGATGGGTGGTGTGTCGAGCATTTAGGAAGCCAATTCCAAACCAAAGGCCATTAGGGTACGAGCCATGGCAGAACCAGCTCTACCACGTCGAGAGTAGTAACAACTACGCATCTTCAGCGACAATGAACACGAGTCATCATATCGGTGCATCTTCATCAAGCCATAACCTTAATCAAATGCTCATGAGCAGCAACCACTACAATCCTAATAATGCATCATCTTCGATGCATCAATATGGAAACATCGAGCTCCCGCAACTGGATAGCCCAAGCTTGTCGCCTAGTCTAGGGACGAATAAAGATCAGAACGAGGGTTtcgagcaagaagaagagaagagcttTAACTGTGTCGACTGGAGAACACTAGATAGCCTGCTAGAGACACAAGTCACACATTCACAAAACCCTAATGTCCTTATGTCTTCGTTCGAAACGCAGTCGTATATTCCGGGACCAAGCTTCCCTTCCATGCATCAAAACTATAATGACGTCGAAGCTAATATTCATCATTCTCTTGGATGCTTCCCTGACtcgtaa
- the LOC104701857 gene encoding uncharacterized membrane protein At4g09580, with translation MAPTRILTRDEELGAATTISDDDDSPSGKRSKLDRFPLSRWELAVSLGVFLVFSSGLCCIYLTMPAAEFGKLKLPRSISDLRLLKDNLANYANEYPTQFVLGYCATYIFMQTFMIPGTIFMSLLAGALFGVFKGVFLVVFNATAGATSCFFLSKLIGRPLITWLWPDKLRFFQAEISKRRDKLLNYMLFLRITPTLPNLFINLASPIVDVPFHVFFLATLIGLIPAAYITVRAGLAIGDLKSVKDLYDFKTLSVLFLIGFISILPTILKRKKIYE, from the exons ATGGCTCCAACACGGATTCTAACAAGAGACGAAGAGCTTGGTGCTGCGACGACGATATCAGACGACGACGATTCGCCATCTGGTAAACGATCTAAACTCGATCGTTTCCCTCTTAGCCGTTGGGAACTCGCTGTTTCCCTCGGCGTCTTCCTCGTCTTCTCCTCTGGTCTCTGTTGTATCTACCTCACCATGCCCGCTGCTGAATTTGGCAAACTCAAACTCCCCAGAAGCATCTCTGATCTCCGTTTGCTCAA AGATAATTTGGCAAACTATGCGAATGAGTACCCGACGCAGTTCGTTTTAGGGTATTGTGCTACATACATTTTTATGCAGACCTTTATGATTCCAGGCACTATCTTCATGTCACTCTTAGCTGGAGCTCTCTTTGGTGTTTTCAAAGGTGTTTTCTTGGTTGTTTTCAATGCTACTGCTGGTGCtacttcttgtttctttttgtccAAATTGATCGGTCGTCCATTGATTACTTGGCTTTGGCCTGACAAATTAAGATTCTTTCAAGCTGAG atTAGTAAGCGTAGAGATAAGCTTCTCAACTATATGTTGTTTCTGAGGATAACACCAACTCTGCCTAATCTTTTCATCAATCTTGCTTCTCCCATTGTCGATGTACCTTTCCATGTCTTCTTTTTGGCCACATTGATTGGTCTCATCCCTGCAGCTTATATTACCGTCAGG GCTGGCCTTGCTATAGGAGATCTCAAATCAGTGAAAGATCTGTATGATTTCAAGACATTGTCAGTGCTTTTCCTCATCGGGTTCATCTCTATACTTCCGACGAtattgaaaaggaagaagatatatGAATAG
- the LOC104701858 gene encoding subtilisin-like protease SBT3.4, with translation MQRVRLNLIVVLVFFSSLLASIVMAETTGDATVSSEAKVHIVYTEKPTDEEPKTYHLRTVSSALGSEEAANDALIYSYREAASGFSAKLTPEQVAEISKQPGVIQVVPSQTYQLHKPVGGASMLS, from the exons ATGCAAAGAGTCAGACTCAACCTCATCGTCGTCCTCGTCTTCTTCTCATCGCTCCTCGCTTCGATCGTCATGGCTGAGACTACTGGAGATGCAACGGTATCGTCTGAAGCGAAGGTTCACATCGTTTACACCGAGAAACCCACCGATGAGGAGCCTAAAACCTATCATCTCCGTACCGTTTCCTCTGCTCTCGGCAG TGAGGAAGCTGCAAATGATGCTCTGATCTACAGTTACAGGGAAGCTGCTTCTGGCTTTTCAGCTAAGCTCACTCCTGAGCAAGTCGCTGAGATCTCCA AGCAACCAGGTGTGATTCAAGTTGTGCCAAGCCAGACTTATCAGCTGCACAAACCTGTTGGTGGTGCTTCCATGTTGTCCTAA